A region of Staphylococcus sp. IVB6181 DNA encodes the following proteins:
- a CDS encoding M50 family metallopeptidase: protein MQLIKDILNTSMTLHLYWVVLIAIAYIVVHQKRHSSSFAMLDIILNYIPVLTHEFGHILFNKISGGHTEDLVIVTSRRERIETSRQGFAITRARHRSTMIITTLGGYMMPPIMLAVGLFAGYYHYPSLFVLSYTALFIYFVIITSRKGTPILLTLLLALMIYGLIQNGQPEFIVIVLSIVYHFILGVLFGEVLQSTWTIAILTFTRHIDWDGSALRRLTGIPVFVFSLLWIAFNIYIVYSIVNILLFQN from the coding sequence ATGCAGCTTATCAAAGATATTCTCAATACATCCATGACACTCCATTTATATTGGGTTGTGTTAATAGCGATAGCTTATATCGTTGTCCATCAAAAACGTCACAGCTCAAGTTTTGCGATGTTGGATATTATTTTAAATTATATTCCTGTTTTGACACATGAATTCGGACATATCTTATTTAATAAAATCAGCGGCGGACATACAGAAGATTTAGTGATTGTAACCTCAAGAAGAGAAAGAATCGAAACATCGCGACAAGGGTTCGCAATAACTAGAGCCAGACACAGAAGTACAATGATTATTACCACGCTCGGCGGTTATATGATGCCGCCGATTATGCTGGCTGTTGGATTATTTGCAGGCTACTATCATTACCCCTCGCTCTTTGTCTTAAGTTATACAGCTTTATTTATATATTTCGTCATCATCACTTCACGTAAAGGGACTCCGATTTTATTAACATTATTGTTAGCACTCATGATTTATGGTTTAATTCAAAATGGACAGCCAGAATTTATCGTCATTGTATTGTCGATTGTGTATCACTTTATATTAGGTGTCCTATTCGGAGAAGTGCTGCAATCGACTTGGACTATTGCAATATTAACGTTCACCCGTCACATAGATTGGGACGGTTCAGCACTGCGCAGGTTAACAGGCATCCCTGTATTTGTGTTCAGTTTGTTATGGATTGCCTTTAACATTTATATCGTGTATTCTATTGTAAACATTTTACTATTCCAAAATTAA
- a CDS encoding GNAT family N-acetyltransferase — MVKLRPATEIELPLFTKVYNQAIAERNITADINQVTEEEMAKIFDQHDAARPLFTVIDEEDRPIGYASLNHFYGRPAYDETAELSIYLDEDLRGKGVGTKVMERLEQEAKALGIRFLTGYVFAQNQPCNHLFKKLGYALWGELPQIAHIDNKRLDLNIWGKQIK, encoded by the coding sequence ATGGTAAAGCTACGTCCAGCAACAGAAATCGAATTACCCTTATTTACCAAGGTATACAACCAAGCAATAGCAGAAAGAAATATTACAGCTGATATCAATCAAGTGACTGAAGAGGAAATGGCTAAGATTTTTGATCAACATGATGCCGCACGTCCGTTATTCACTGTCATCGATGAAGAAGACCGCCCTATCGGTTATGCGAGTCTGAATCACTTTTACGGCCGCCCTGCTTATGATGAAACAGCAGAGCTCAGCATCTATTTAGACGAAGACTTGCGCGGCAAAGGGGTCGGCACCAAAGTGATGGAACGTTTAGAACAAGAAGCAAAAGCATTAGGTATCCGCTTCTTAACCGGTTATGTCTTTGCGCAAAATCAACCGTGCAACCATTTATTTAAAAAACTGGGTTATGCACTATGGGGAGAATTACCGCAAATTGCACACATTGATAACAAGCGCTTAGATTTAAATATTTGGGGCAAACAAATCAAATAA
- a CDS encoding phosphatase PAP2 family protein, whose protein sequence is MDINRKSSLETYTIIASFIVLVFAMLGVCLHIGFVHKMDLAALNWFNRMFKAPAMNYNGGLFNDVMTLAASYGDAFSFVLLAVAGAVILFVKRYYIVSLWILATVGFGGILGILLKEIFQRSRPYDHLLVDTGFSFPSGHSLSSTLIAMTLLRVVIPKFSNKALRYTAYVMIAVLWVSILFSRLYIHAHFLTDVLGGTALGILWVLGMKYIGHLITPFLQKLPLLKKSKIYTLCTK, encoded by the coding sequence ATGGATATAAACAGAAAGAGCTCATTAGAAACATATACCATAATCGCAAGTTTCATCGTGCTGGTATTTGCGATGCTTGGTGTATGTCTGCATATTGGATTTGTACATAAAATGGATTTAGCCGCATTGAATTGGTTTAATCGTATGTTTAAGGCACCTGCAATGAATTATAACGGTGGTTTATTTAATGATGTTATGACTTTAGCTGCTTCGTACGGAGATGCTTTCTCTTTTGTCTTGCTGGCTGTTGCGGGTGCAGTCATATTGTTTGTGAAACGTTATTACATAGTAAGTTTATGGATACTTGCGACAGTGGGATTCGGAGGAATATTAGGCATTCTCTTAAAGGAGATTTTTCAGCGCAGCCGTCCTTATGATCATTTATTAGTAGATACCGGCTTTTCCTTCCCAAGCGGCCACTCGCTATCAAGTACATTGATTGCGATGACTCTATTGCGCGTGGTCATACCGAAATTCAGTAATAAAGCGCTGCGTTATACAGCTTATGTGATGATAGCAGTGTTATGGGTCAGTATCTTATTTTCAAGATTATATATCCATGCACATTTTTTAACCGATGTCCTTGGAGGTACAGCATTAGGTATATTATGGGTGTTAGGAATGAAATATATAGGCCATCTCATCACTCCTTTCTTACAAAAGCTGCCGCTGCTGAAGAAAAGCAAAATTTATACGCTTTGTACAAAATAA
- a CDS encoding metal-dependent transcriptional regulator gives MLTEEKEDYLKAILNNGGAISFVTNKQLSRYLNIKPPSVSEMVNRLEKAGYVTTKPYKGVKLSEEGFNHTLEIIKRHRLLELFLIEILKYNWEEVHQEAEVLEHRVSDLFVEHLDALLNYPTTCPHGGVIPRDGNFEEIYNLSLKEFEAGDRVTIRRVRDRTKLLIYLSSKSISIGDEVTVASRDDTNQVIAIQKGEDPLIILSYENADHIFGEKTDQ, from the coding sequence ATGTTAACGGAAGAAAAGGAAGATTACCTAAAAGCGATTTTGAATAATGGCGGCGCAATTTCATTCGTTACAAACAAACAACTCTCTCGGTATTTAAATATTAAACCCCCATCCGTGAGTGAGATGGTCAATCGTTTGGAAAAAGCAGGCTATGTGACTACGAAACCTTATAAAGGTGTTAAATTATCTGAAGAAGGTTTTAATCATACATTAGAGATTATTAAACGCCATCGCTTATTGGAACTTTTCTTAATCGAAATATTGAAGTACAACTGGGAAGAAGTGCATCAAGAAGCAGAGGTATTAGAACATCGTGTATCGGATTTATTTGTAGAACATTTAGATGCACTGTTGAATTATCCGACAACCTGTCCGCATGGCGGTGTGATTCCGCGCGACGGCAATTTCGAGGAGATTTATAATCTTTCATTGAAGGAATTTGAAGCTGGAGATCGTGTAACTATCAGACGTGTCCGAGACCGTACTAAATTATTGATTTATCTCTCAAGCAAATCTATTTCTATCGGTGATGAAGTCACAGTAGCATCGCGTGATGACACTAACCAAGTCATTGCGATTCAAAAAGGTGAAGATCCGTTGATTATCTTAAGTTATGAAAATGCTGATCACATTTTTGGTGAGAAAACAGATCAATAA
- a CDS encoding metal ABC transporter ATP-binding protein, translating into MLEIKNLDLHLGNKHVLHNISLSIPTHGEIIGIIGPNGAGKSSLIKALIGEFKSQGQRLLDNRPIETQLKNITYIPQKAYLDLDFPIDVEGVVLSGAYKDIGWFKRPSANIKQRLTALLEDMQLTHLRKRQISQLSGGQLQRVLVARALMTTSSLYLLDEPFVGIDFTSEQLIMEKIEALKAKGKLILIVHHDLSKATTYFDRIILLNQTLRYFGPSKDAMTTERLNETFMNQAPKTL; encoded by the coding sequence TTGTTAGAAATTAAAAATTTAGATTTACACTTAGGAAATAAGCATGTACTTCACAACATCAGCTTATCTATTCCGACTCATGGTGAGATTATCGGCATTATCGGTCCGAACGGTGCAGGTAAATCATCACTTATTAAAGCGTTAATCGGAGAATTCAAATCACAAGGTCAGCGTTTGCTAGATAACCGACCCATCGAGACACAACTGAAGAATATTACATACATACCGCAAAAAGCTTACTTAGATTTAGATTTTCCTATCGATGTTGAAGGTGTTGTCTTATCTGGTGCCTATAAGGATATCGGATGGTTTAAACGCCCTTCTGCAAACATCAAACAACGTTTAACAGCACTTTTAGAAGACATGCAGCTGACGCATTTAAGAAAACGTCAGATTTCTCAACTCAGCGGCGGTCAATTACAGCGTGTCTTAGTCGCTCGTGCTTTAATGACTACAAGCAGCCTTTACTTATTAGATGAACCTTTTGTCGGCATCGACTTCACCAGCGAACAATTAATTATGGAGAAGATCGAAGCATTAAAAGCAAAAGGCAAATTAATTTTAATCGTACATCATGACTTATCAAAGGCGACAACCTACTTTGACCGCATTATTTTATTAAACCAAACATTGCGCTACTTCGGACCAAGTAAAGACGCAATGACCACAGAACGTTTAAATGAGACATTCATGAATCAGGCACCTAAGACACTATAG
- a CDS encoding metal ABC transporter permease: protein MFEFIQQLTQYQFLNRALIISICVGIVCGTVGSLIVLRGLSLMGDAMSHAVLPGVALSFLFNIPMFVGALVTGMLASLFIGFISDRSKTKQDAAIGISFTAFLAVGVIIISLINSSTNLYHILFGNLLAITKTAYWSTIIVSVIVLLLIIIFYRPLMISTFDPTFSRMSGLNTTFIHYFVMLLLSLVTVASIQTVGIILVVALLITPASSAFLITKKLWSMMIVASLFSVISAIVGMYFSYIYNIPSGATIVLCAFAIYIGTFIYSKCALKIKKGVTS, encoded by the coding sequence ATGTTCGAATTTATACAACAACTCACACAATATCAATTCTTAAACCGTGCTTTAATCATCTCCATATGTGTCGGCATTGTGTGCGGAACAGTCGGCAGTCTGATTGTCTTAAGAGGATTGTCGCTCATGGGTGATGCGATGAGCCATGCTGTATTGCCTGGCGTTGCACTTTCATTCCTTTTCAACATTCCAATGTTTGTCGGAGCTTTAGTCACAGGAATGTTAGCCAGTCTGTTTATCGGATTTATCTCTGATAGAAGCAAGACAAAACAAGATGCAGCTATCGGTATCAGCTTTACAGCATTTTTAGCGGTCGGGGTCATTATTATCAGTCTGATTAATAGTTCAACGAACTTGTACCATATTCTTTTCGGTAATTTGCTAGCGATTACCAAAACAGCATACTGGTCAACCATTATTGTCAGCGTTATTGTCCTCTTGCTTATCATCATTTTCTACCGCCCATTGATGATTTCTACTTTTGATCCGACATTTAGCAGAATGAGCGGTTTGAACACAACTTTCATCCACTATTTTGTCATGTTGCTCTTGTCACTTGTGACAGTCGCAAGTATTCAAACAGTAGGAATCATTTTAGTCGTTGCACTCTTGATTACACCGGCATCCAGCGCCTTTCTCATTACCAAGAAATTATGGTCTATGATGATTGTCGCCAGCCTTTTCAGTGTCATCAGTGCAATTGTCGGAATGTATTTCAGCTATATTTATAACATTCCAAGCGGTGCAACTATTGTTTTGTGTGCATTTGCGATTTATATCGGTACATTTATCTATTCTAAATGCGCTCTCAAAATCAAAAAAGGAGTTACATCATGA
- the mntC gene encoding manganese ABC transporter substrate-binding lipoprotein MntC has protein sequence MRKLVPLLAIMLLLLAACGTGKDSKSADSDHKLKIVTTNSILYDMADNVVGDHAEIHSIVPVGQDPHEYEVKPKDIKALTDADIILYNGLNLETGNGWFNKALEQAGKTTKDDSVVRVSKGVQPIYLNGAKGDASKQDPHAWLSLDNGIKYVENIQQAVSQHDKAHKADYDKLGDAYISKLKQLNKESNNKFNDIPKEQRAMITSEGAFKYFSKQYGITPGYIWEINTEKQGTPEQMKQAIQFVKDHKLKNLLVETSVDHKSMKSLSEETGVPISGEVYTDSIGKKGSKGDSYYKMMESNIETVHKSMK, from the coding sequence ATGAGAAAATTAGTACCCTTGTTAGCAATAATGCTCTTACTCTTAGCAGCTTGCGGCACAGGCAAAGATTCAAAATCAGCAGATTCTGATCATAAATTAAAAATCGTCACAACCAATTCAATACTATATGACATGGCAGACAATGTAGTTGGGGACCATGCAGAGATCCATAGCATTGTTCCTGTCGGCCAAGACCCCCATGAATATGAGGTCAAACCTAAAGATATCAAAGCCTTAACAGATGCCGATATTATCCTCTACAACGGACTTAATCTTGAAACAGGCAACGGCTGGTTCAACAAAGCTTTAGAACAAGCTGGCAAAACAACAAAAGATGACAGTGTCGTACGCGTTTCTAAAGGCGTTCAACCGATTTATCTGAACGGTGCAAAAGGTGATGCATCTAAACAAGATCCGCATGCTTGGTTAAGTCTTGACAACGGCATCAAATACGTCGAAAATATTCAACAAGCTGTAAGTCAGCACGATAAAGCACACAAAGCAGATTACGACAAACTAGGTGATGCCTATATCTCGAAACTTAAACAATTAAATAAAGAAAGCAACAATAAATTTAATGACATTCCTAAAGAACAGCGTGCGATGATTACAAGCGAAGGCGCGTTTAAATATTTCTCAAAACAATACGGTATTACTCCCGGCTATATTTGGGAAATCAACACTGAAAAACAAGGTACACCTGAACAAATGAAACAAGCTATTCAATTCGTTAAAGATCACAAATTGAAAAATCTATTAGTCGAAACAAGCGTCGATCATAAAAGCATGAAAAGCTTGAGCGAAGAAACAGGCGTTCCTATTTCAGGAGAAGTCTATACAGACTCTATTGGCAAAAAAGGCAGTAAAGGCGATTCTTATTACAAAATGATGGAATCTAATATTGAAACTGTCCATAAAAGTATGAAGTAA
- a CDS encoding sodium:proton antiporter, whose product MEIVEGLLIFIAAIILSSLIHSLFLPKVPLAFIQIILGALIFVTPIPVAFDFDTEVFMVALIAPLLFIEGVHVSRVGLKRYIKPVMMMALGLVFTTVIGVGFFIHWVWPSLPMPAGFALAAVLCPTDAVAVSAITKGKVLPKGSMTILEGESLLNDAAGIISFKIAVAALITGAFSITDAVGQFLVSSIGGLVVGLIVGIVLVRLRIILARRGVESNNMFIFIQLLTPFITYLVAEVFHASGIIAAVVSGLVHGFERDRITHISTQLQLSYTQTWNLLSYVLNGFVFVILGYIVPETVKNIIRTEPQNLVFLLGTTGLIALAVYVFRFLWVYVLYPYFYLPVSPFQRAMNEGDEQGPGEVKPKRSKYALVMTLCGVHGTISLAIALTFPYMLAEDRSFIYRNDLLFISSGMVILSLVIAQVLLPIVTPMMKQVKVEGMSFKEARIYILEQAIEYLRSHATPETSFKYGSVIKIYHDRIAFMKVLDDDDENSKELERLQGIAIDTETKTLNELVKEGKITQSDFDNYMRYAERTQVYRQASLIRRMIMRIKVAILRRRVRVQTNAASSLDVQQNLKEISKIMRIVHYNVVKRLTKEANADNKLEISTICDSYLMRSDNLTSSNLFNYKKFNPNNITKIKLNALREQRHILNELVEDGEVSEKTALKIRQAINYDEMVLVDRLT is encoded by the coding sequence GTGGAAATAGTTGAAGGATTACTCATATTTATTGCGGCTATTATCCTAAGTTCATTAATACATTCACTATTTCTCCCTAAAGTCCCTTTGGCATTCATCCAAATTATTTTAGGGGCATTAATATTTGTAACACCTATTCCTGTGGCATTTGATTTTGACACAGAGGTGTTTATGGTCGCATTGATTGCGCCGCTATTATTTATTGAAGGGGTACATGTTTCTCGTGTCGGCTTAAAACGCTACATAAAGCCAGTAATGATGATGGCTTTAGGCTTAGTCTTCACTACCGTGATTGGTGTAGGCTTCTTTATTCATTGGGTTTGGCCGAGCTTGCCGATGCCTGCCGGCTTTGCGTTAGCAGCGGTACTATGTCCGACAGATGCGGTGGCAGTTTCAGCGATTACTAAAGGTAAAGTGCTGCCGAAAGGTTCTATGACGATTTTAGAAGGGGAATCGTTATTAAACGATGCCGCAGGTATCATTTCCTTCAAGATTGCGGTGGCTGCGCTGATTACCGGCGCATTTTCTATTACTGACGCAGTAGGGCAGTTCTTAGTGTCTTCCATCGGCGGTTTAGTCGTTGGTTTGATTGTAGGTATTGTCTTAGTCAGATTGCGTATTATACTTGCGCGCCGCGGTGTTGAAAGTAATAACATGTTTATCTTTATTCAATTATTGACACCGTTTATTACTTATTTAGTCGCTGAAGTCTTCCATGCTTCTGGTATTATTGCGGCTGTTGTATCCGGGTTGGTGCACGGCTTTGAACGTGATCGTATTACCCATATCAGTACACAGCTCCAATTAAGTTATACGCAGACATGGAATTTATTAAGTTATGTATTAAACGGCTTTGTCTTTGTAATTTTAGGTTATATTGTGCCTGAAACAGTGAAGAATATAATACGTACAGAGCCGCAGAACCTAGTGTTCTTATTAGGTACTACTGGACTTATTGCATTAGCAGTATACGTCTTTCGTTTCTTATGGGTATATGTATTATATCCTTACTTCTACTTGCCGGTCAGTCCGTTCCAACGTGCAATGAACGAAGGGGACGAACAAGGTCCGGGTGAAGTTAAACCTAAGCGCAGCAAATATGCGTTGGTGATGACACTTTGCGGTGTGCATGGGACAATTTCACTTGCTATCGCGTTGACATTCCCGTATATGCTGGCAGAAGATAGATCATTCATTTATCGTAATGATCTGCTCTTTATTTCTTCAGGTATGGTGATACTCAGTCTTGTAATCGCACAAGTATTGCTGCCGATTGTGACACCAATGATGAAACAAGTCAAAGTGGAAGGTATGAGTTTCAAAGAAGCGCGTATCTACATTTTAGAACAAGCAATCGAGTATTTAAGAAGCCATGCAACACCTGAAACATCATTCAAATACGGCAGTGTGATTAAAATCTATCACGACCGTATTGCATTTATGAAAGTCTTAGATGATGATGACGAAAACTCAAAAGAACTCGAACGCCTGCAAGGGATTGCGATTGATACAGAAACGAAGACTTTAAATGAATTAGTTAAAGAAGGCAAAATTACGCAAAGTGATTTTGATAACTATATGCGCTATGCAGAACGTACACAAGTATATCGTCAAGCTTCTTTAATCCGAAGAATGATTATGCGTATTAAAGTAGCTATTTTAAGACGCCGTGTTCGCGTTCAAACTAACGCTGCATCTTCATTAGATGTTCAACAAAACTTAAAAGAAATCTCTAAAATTATGCGTATTGTGCATTATAACGTCGTTAAACGCTTAACCAAAGAAGCCAATGCTGACAACAAATTAGAAATCAGTACCATTTGCGACAGTTACTTAATGCGCTCGGATAATTTAACATCATCGAACCTCTTCAATTACAAGAAGTTCAATCCGAACAACATTACAAAAATCAAACTGAATGCGTTGCGTGAACAACGCCATATCCTCAACGAATTAGTAGAAGACGGAGAAGTAAGCGAAAAAACTGCACTGAAAATCCGACAAGCCATCAACTATGATGAAATGGTGTTAGTAGATCGATTGACGTAA
- a CDS encoding DUF2922 domain-containing protein → MTKTLELIYLNEAHKPVKFQIPDVSGQVQEETVRNAMSTLLDLNVLNPASGKIAAIKGAQIIEKETHIIF, encoded by the coding sequence ATGACTAAAACATTAGAACTTATCTATCTCAATGAAGCACACAAGCCTGTTAAATTCCAAATTCCGGACGTATCAGGCCAAGTGCAAGAAGAAACGGTCAGAAATGCGATGAGTACATTATTGGACTTGAATGTCTTAAACCCCGCATCTGGCAAGATTGCTGCGATTAAAGGCGCACAAATTATAGAAAAAGAAACACACATCATTTTCTAA
- the sarA gene encoding global transcriptional regulator SarA, with protein MAVSKIKNSSDLLAMVTYADKMKSIIKKEFTISFEEFAVLTFLSQSNDEEYYLKDIINHLNYKQPQVVKAVKNLSQEDYFDKKRNEQDERTVLILVNVTQREKINELLNRINERILTANKEIKI; from the coding sequence ATGGCAGTATCAAAAATTAAAAATTCATCAGATTTATTAGCAATGGTGACATATGCTGATAAAATGAAAAGTATTATCAAGAAAGAATTCACAATCAGCTTCGAGGAATTTGCAGTATTAACTTTCCTTAGTCAATCAAATGACGAGGAATACTACTTAAAAGATATCATTAACCACTTGAACTACAAACAACCACAAGTTGTTAAAGCGGTTAAAAATTTATCTCAAGAAGATTACTTCGATAAAAAACGTAACGAACAAGATGAAAGAACAGTTTTAATTTTAGTGAATGTAACACAACGCGAAAAAATCAACGAGTTATTAAACCGTATTAATGAACGTATCTTAACTGCAAACAAAGAAATTAAAATCTGA